The following are encoded in a window of Impatiens glandulifera chromosome 5, dImpGla2.1, whole genome shotgun sequence genomic DNA:
- the LOC124940292 gene encoding histone H4 has translation MSGRGKGGKGLGKGGAKRHRKVLRDNIQGITKPAIRRLARRGGVKRISGLIYEETRGVLKIFLENVIRDAVTYTEHARRKTVTAMDVVYALKRQGRTLYGFGG, from the coding sequence ATGTCGGGTCGAGGTAAGGGCGGCAAAGGCTTAGGAAAGGGAGGCGCCAAGCGTCATCGGAAAGTTCTCCGCGACAACATCCAGGGAATCACGAAGCCGGCAATCCGACGTTTGGCTCGCAGGGGAGGAGTGAAGAGAATCAGCGGCCTCATCTATGAGGAGACTCGCGGTGTTCTTAAAATCTTCCTCGAGAACGTAATCCGTGATGCTGTCACCTACACCGAGCACGCCAGGAGGAAGACGGTAACTGCTATGGATGTTGTTTACGCGCTCAAGAGACAGGGAAGAACATTGTATGGATTTGGAGGttaa
- the LOC124940003 gene encoding kinetochore-associated protein KNL-2 homolog: protein MASITPPSRPIGHNDASTSYFVKTVCLQNWWLIKAENEFDGRRLGIAGQTSREHQAVREFKSAPILKRHDIFTLETVDGVFILMEGFINEDRTKENGFPPEVFNHFVFGFPPLWEEYAKKWCGKEPTDEDASMNQSLGRISTDPGEIHSHEDASEKSTSSFREGDIFRSQDNLVDSSTLAVNPSDAEVHSLEDASEKSTSSFREGDISRSQDNLVDSSTLAVNPSDAEIHSLEDASEKSTFSFREGDISRSQENLVDSSTLAVNPSDAEIHSLEDASEKSTFSFREGDISRSQENSVDSSTLAANPSDAEIHSLEDASEKSTSSFREGDISRSQDNLGDSSTLAVNLSISAGAEHGSLQELSPGKKTLEENTFMSNSPNRTLEIENTNDSSPIVAEKELPGSLEQVDNHKQTSLTTHTTSKKKKVTVKSSNSKRVKLCASTRSRSSRTLEVENTTYSSPIVAEKELPGSPEQTGNHKQTSLTTNTMSKKKKVTVKSSNSKCAKLCASTRSRTLEVENTNYSSPIVAEKELPGSPEHVDNHEQTSLTTNTMSKKKKLTVKSSNSKRVKLCTSTGQQARPVTRASTRKDVLVAEASCLPKNNSKINGTVRSSVRFAVAEGNVDSDTVVNKTVKHATNSTRSLKKTKRKLQYESPHTPKRTLVSPGSSSPKRSRSGRQVKTFIRRRRIALTPLKWSTI, encoded by the exons ATGGCTTCGATTACTCCACCCTCCCGCCCAATCGGTCACAATGACGCCTCTACATCCTATTTTGTGAAAACG GTTTGCCTGCAGAATTGGTGGCTGATTAAGGCTGAGAATGAATTCGATGGCAGGAGACTCGGCATTGCAGGACAGACTTCTCGAGA ACACCAAGCGGTTCGTGAATTCAAATCTGCACCAATTCTTAAGAGACATGATATTTTCACCTTGGAGACTGTTGATGGTGTATTTATTCTGATGGAGGGGTTCATTAACGAAGATCGTACAAAAGAAAATGGGTTTCCTCCTGAG GTTttcaatcattttgtttttggctTCCCTCCTTTATGGGAGGAGTATGCTAAAAAATGGTGTGGAAAAGAACCAACCGATGAAGATGCTTCAATGAACCAAAGCCTTGGAAGGATTTCCACTGATCCAGGAG AAATTCACTCTCATGAAGATGCATCAGAGAAGAGTACTTCCAGTTTCAGAGAAGGAGACATTTTCAGATCACAAGATAATTTAGTTGATTCGAGTACTTTAGCTGTAAATCCATCTGATGCAGAAGTTCACTCTCTTGAAGATGCATCAGAGAAGAGTACTTCCAGTTTCAGAGAAGGAGACATTTCCAGATCACAAGATAATTTAGTTGATTCGAGTACTTTAGCTGTTAATCCATCTGATGCAGAAATTCACTCTCTTGAAGATGCATCAGAGAAGAGTACTTTCAGTTTCAGAGAAGGAGACATTTCCAGATCACAAGAGAATTTAGTTGATTCGAGTACTTTAGCTGTTAATCCATCTGATGCAGAAATTCACTCTCTTGAAGATGCATCAGAGAAGAGTACTTTCAGTTTCAGAGAAGGAGACATTTCCAGATCACAAGAGAATTCAGTTGATTCGAGTACTTTAGCTGCTAATCCATCTGATGCAGAAATTCACTCTCTTGAAGATGCATCAGAGAAGAGTACTTCCAGTTTCAGAGAAGGAGACATTTCTAGATCACAAGATAATTTAGGTGATTCGAGTACTTTAGCTGTTAATCTATCTATCTCTGCTGGTGCCGAACATGGATCCTTGCAAGAGCTATCCCCTGGCAAGAAAACACTAGAAGAAAATACATTCATGTCCAATTCACCTAATAGAACCCTAGAAATAGAAAATACAAATGACTCCTCTCCTATAGTAGCGGAGAAGGAATTACCAGGTTCTCTGGAACAAGTGGATAACCATAAGCAAACAAGCTTGACGACACATACGACGAGCAAGAAGAAAAAAGTAACTGTCAAAAGCTCGAACTCTAAGCGTGTCAAGTTATGCGCTTCCACTAGAAGTAGAAGTAGTAGAACCCTAGAAGTAGAAAATACAACTTACTCCTCTCCTATAGTAGCTGAGAAGGAATTACCAGGTTCTCCAGAACAAACGGGTAACCATAAGCAAACAAGCTTGACGACAAATACGATGAGCAAGAAGAAAAAAGTAACTGTCAAAAGCTCGAACTCTAAGTGTGCCAAGTTATGTGCTTCCACTAGAAGTAGAACCCTAGAAGTAGAAAATACAAATTACTCTTCTCCTATAGTAGCAGAGAAGGAATTACCAGGTTCTCCAGAACATGTGGATAACCATGAGCAAACAAGCTTGACGACAAATACGATGAgcaagaagaaaaaattaactGTCAAAAGCTCGAACTCTAAGCGTGTCAAGTTATGCACTTCCACTGGCCAACAGGCAAGACCCGTAACCCGGGCCAGTACAAGAAAG GATGTCCTCGTTGCTGAGGCTAGTTGTCTACCGAAAAACaacagcaagatcaatgggacAGTAAGATCTTCAGTTAGATTTGCAGTTGCAGAAGGAAATGTTGACTCTGATACTGTAGTTAACAAGACAGTAAAACATGCTACAAATAGCACCAGATCTCTCAAGAAGACTAAAAGGAAGTTGCAATAT GAAAGTCCTCACACTCCAAAAAGAACATTAGTCTCTCCTGGGTCCTCAAGTCCTAAAAGATCAAGATCAGGTAGACAAGTTAAAACTTTTattcgaagaagaagaattgcATTGACACCCCTCAAATGGTCCACCATTTAA